The sequence below is a genomic window from Oscillospiraceae bacterium.
GGACGCGGCGGAGTAGAGCTCCACCGCGCCGTTATGTACCAGCAGCCTGGCCCGGCCCTTGTCGGGCAGGCCCACGCCCACGCCCGCGTTCTTCATGGCGCAGGCGATGCCCGCGTGGTCCGCGTTTTGCTCGTAGACCTCCTTCACCGCCTCCAGGGTCTCCTTCAGGGCGGTGGAGCAGTCGGCGATCTGCCCGTTGGGCAGCACCTTGCCCGGCTCGATGGCGTTGCGGTAGCGGATCTCCCAGGGGGATATGCCAACCTTCTCAGCCAGCAGGTTGATGTTGGACTCCAGGGCAAATTCGCTCTGGCACACGCCGAAGCCCCGGAAGGCCCCGGCGGGGGGGTTGTTGGTGTAGTAGCCGAACCCGCGTATGTCGGTGTTCTGGTAGCAGTAGGGGCCCACCGAGTGGGTGCAGGCCCGCTCCAGCACCGGCCCGCACAGGGAGGCATAGGCCCCGGTGTCGAAGTAGATCTCGCAGTCCAGGCCGGTGAAGATGCCGTTTTCGTCGCAGCCCAGGGTGAAGGTGCCCTCCATGTAGTGGCGCTTGGGGTGGAAGGCCAGGGACTCGGCCCGGGAGAACTTCACCTTCACCGGGCGGCCCACCTTGAGGGCGGCCAGCACGGCGATGTGCTGGGCCGACACGTCCTCCTTGCCGCCGAAGCCGCCGCCCACCAGCTTGTTTTCCACCACCACCCGGTCGGGGTCCCAGCCCAGCATGATGGCGATCTCCTTGCGGGTGTCGTAGACGCCCTGGTCGCTGGTGTACACCTTCACCCCGTCCTTGTAGGGGAAGGCCAGGGCGCACTCCGGCTCCAGGAAGGCGTGCTCGGTGAAGGGGGTGCGGTAGCTCTGGGTGACCACGTACTTGGAGCCCTCCAAAGCCGCCTTGGCGTCCCCGCGCACCACGTGGCGGGACTGGCACAGGTTGCCGCCCGGGTGGAGCTTGGGCGCGCCCTCCGCCATGGCCTCCTGGATATTGCGCACCGGCTCCAGGGGCTCGTAGTCGATTTTTATTAATTTTTTGGCCTGCTCCAGCACGGCCTCGCTCTCGGCCACCACCAGGCAGATGGCGTCCCCCACGCAGCGGGTGCAGTCCCCCTTGGCGATCATCACGTCCCAGTCCTGCTGGATGTGGCCCACCTTGTTGTTGGGCACGTCCTCGGCGGTGAGCACCGCCAGCACGCCGGGCAGGGCCAGGGCCCCGGACGCGTCGATGTCCAGCACCCGGGCGCGGGGGTATTGGGCGCGCACGGCGGAGGCGTGGACCATGCCCTCCAGCTCCACGTCGTCCACGTACTGCCCGCGGCCCAGCACCTTGTCCCGCACGTCCACGCGGAACGCGCGCTCGCCCACGCCGTACCTGTCCCCCTGCTCCAGGGCGGGGTCCGCGGCGGCGTCGCCCCGCAGGATGGCGGCGGCCAGGGTGATGCCCTCGATGATCTTCTTGTAGCCGGTGCAGCGGCAGATATTGCCCCGGATGGCCTTTCGGATCTCGGCCTCGGAGGGGTCGGGCACCTTGTGGATCAGGGCCGCCCCCGCCATCACCATGCCCGGGATGCAGAAGCCGCACTGCACGGCCCCCACCGCGCCAAAGGCGTAAACGAAGGCCTCCTGCTCCCGCTCCGGCAGGCCCTCCACGGTCACGATGGCCTTGCCCACGGCCCGCTTGGTGGACAGCACGCAGGACTTGACCGCCTTGTCGTCCACC
It includes:
- a CDS encoding selenium-dependent xanthine dehydrogenase, encoding MSDVYTLNINGNLYTTEEEKPLLRYLRDDLHLTSVKDGCSEGACGTCTILVDDKAVKSCVLSTKRAVGKAIVTVEGLPEREQEAFVYAFGAVGAVQCGFCIPGMVMAGAALIHKVPDPSEAEIRKAIRGNICRCTGYKKIIEGITLAAAILRGDAAADPALEQGDRYGVGERAFRVDVRDKVLGRGQYVDDVELEGMVHASAVRAQYPRARVLDIDASGALALPGVLAVLTAEDVPNNKVGHIQQDWDVMIAKGDCTRCVGDAICLVVAESEAVLEQAKKLIKIDYEPLEPVRNIQEAMAEGAPKLHPGGNLCQSRHVVRGDAKAALEGSKYVVTQSYRTPFTEHAFLEPECALAFPYKDGVKVYTSDQGVYDTRKEIAIMLGWDPDRVVVENKLVGGGFGGKEDVSAQHIAVLAALKVGRPVKVKFSRAESLAFHPKRHYMEGTFTLGCDENGIFTGLDCEIYFDTGAYASLCGPVLERACTHSVGPYCYQNTDIRGFGYYTNNPPAGAFRGFGVCQSEFALESNINLLAEKVGISPWEIRYRNAIEPGKVLPNGQIADCSTALKETLEAVKEVYEQNADHAGIACAMKNAGVGVGLPDKGRARLLVHNGAVELYSAASDIGQGCATVFLQVLAETAGLRLDQMRNMGSNSELSPDSGTTSGSRQTLITGEAVRMAAEALKQALDGAGGDLSALEGREFFAEFFDPTDKLGADKPNPKSHIAYGFATHVVILDDDGRVKEVYAAHDSGKVVNPISIQGQIEGGVLMGLGYALTEDFPLVDCVPKAKFGTLGLMRADQIPDIHAIYVEKEELLPFAYGAKGIGEIATIPTAPAAQGAYYARDHVLRTSLPMRDTFYKPAKKAAN